AACCATGAGTAGTTCGTTTACGGTATTCGGTTTATTCCGATAGCGTTCAGCAAACCAGACTTTTCCAATGAAATACAGTCTCAGTTTATTACTCACCGTATGGAGTCTTAGCGGTTTTGCCCAGAAGCCGAAAACCGTCAGCCTGACGAACGACCGGATTCAGTTGGTCTGGGAATCGACGGCCAGCGGCTGGCGGTTGCAGAAGGTGGCCGCGCAGAAAAGCAAACAATGGCAGACGCTGGCAAAGCCGTCGGGGGAAAACACCTTGTTGTACGCGGCCGAAAAACCCTCGGATAACGCCAGCGGCCGACCGTCCGAAACAACGTTCAAGACCATTACCGGCGAGGTTTTTCCGGGAAAAGAATACCATTATCAGCAAGTCCAATGGGCCGAATGCACCAGCCCGGTTGCGCTCAACACGGCCGGACAGGCCCTCCACTTTTTCCCGAAAGAAGCCCGGCAGACTGGCAAAAACAGCCTGACCTTCCGGCAGGAAACCGACGCGGCCACCGTCCAGACGGACTGGACCATCGACCCGAAATTCCCGCAGGATGTGGTGGTAAAGCAAACGCTGACGGCCAAAAAAGGGGGCTATTTTTCGCTAGCCAGCCCGACGCTTGCCGAGATTCCTGAACAGAACCTGACTTGGGCGACGGTGCCGGGGTATTTTCAGGGCAACAAGCTCCAGCCGAATTTTGTCTTGGCCTACGCCTACGGTCACGGCATTCCGACCCTGCCGGTGCTGTACCGCGAACGTTGCGCCAGCACGCTTTCGCCGATGATCAGCACCCAAAATGGCCTGACGCTCTCGGTCGTTCCCGAACCGGGTCTGGCGCGCGACCCGTGGGCAGCCGACAAAATCACGCAGCTCGACTGGAACATCGGCCTGTCGCACATGAACCGCAAGGCGCAGCTTTCGCCGACCTTGTATTTCCCCGTTCTGGGCGAACCAAAATCGGCGCTGAAACCGGGCGAAACCGTGAGCTACACCTTCCGCTACAGCCTGACCGACGGCGACTGGTTTAAAGCCCTGAACCACACGGTTTACGACATTTACCAGTTCAAAGAGACGCTGGCCCTGCGGAAAAGCAAGCAATCGCTGACCGACCGCATCCAGAAAATGCACCACTACCTGACCGACCCCAAAACATCGCTCTGGAACGTGGAAGAATTTGAGGACAAGAAAATCGGCGCGCAGTCGTACCTGGGCGGGGTCGTTGGTTCGAACAAAGACGCCATGAAAAACTCGGATTACGGCGCGATGTGGATGCTGGCAACGGCCACCGGCGACTCGCTCCTGACCCAGAATGTGCTGCCCTACGCCGAAAATTTCAAATTGGTTCAGCAGGAAACCGCCAACAACTTTTTCAAGGGTGCCGTTGAGGGCCAGTATTACCTGGCGAAATCGAAGAAGTTTGTCGAAGAATGGGGGGCGGTGGTCGAGCCGATTGCGCTGACGTATTACACCATGCTCGACATTGGTAACATGCTGTTGTTTGAACCCAACGATCAGGAATTGAAGGAGCGGCTGCGTCTGGGCGCCGAACGACTGCTGACCTGGCAGAAACCGGACGGTAGCTGGGCCGTGGCCTACGACAAACAAACCGAGCAGGAAGTTTTCAAAGACATTCAGGACGTTCGGCCGACGTTTTACGGAATGATCGTTGCAAACCGCATCCTGAAAGACCCGAAATACCTCGCGGCCGCCCGCAAGGGAGCCGACTGGCTAATCAAAAATGCCGTCGAAACCGGGAGTTTTCTGGGTGTTTGTGGCGACGCCCGCTACGCGCCCGACTTTGCCACCGGTCAGTCGGCCCAGGCGTTTCTGGATTTGTACGATTTGACCAAAGACGAACGCTACAAGCAAGCCGCCATTACCTGCGCCAAAATTTACACGACTTCGATTTATACGCACCCGATTGCCAGCCACCAACCAAAAACCGTCAACGGCACCCCGCGCGAGGATTGGGAAATCAGCCAGTCGGGCCTAAGTTTTGAACACGGCGGCATTTTCGGGTCGGCGGGTCGGCACGGTCCGATTCAGTTGTGCAGCCACGCGGGTTTGTTTATCCGGATGTACGGGCTGACCAAAGAGCCGATTTTTGCCGACATGGCCCGCGCCGGAGCCATTGGCCGGGATGCGTTTGTGGACGCCAAAACCAGCGTTGCTTCCTACTACTGGAATGCCATGAACCGGGGCGCGGGGCCGTATCCGCACCACGCCTGGTGGCAGATCGGCTGGCTGACGGATTACCTGCTGGCCGAAGCCGAACTGCGCTCGAAGGGCAACGTGACGTTTCCGCGCGGGTTTGTTACGCCCAAAGTCGGACCGCACCAGACGTACGGCTTTGCCGCCGGAACCGTCAACGGCGAAAAAGCAACGCTGCTGATTGATGAAAACCGGGTGAAGATCGACAACCCGTCGATTGATTACATTCTGGCGAAAGCCGAAAAGCAGGACAAGATTTTTGTCATCCTGCTGAACAACAGCGCCCAGGCGTCTGACTTTCAGCTCACGGCGTCAGGCCAACCCGCAAGTCGCAAACAACTGCCGCCGTTCGGCTTGGAAGTGATCACGCTCGAGAACAAGTAACGTACCGATATGAATACAACCATTGATACCCTCGTCATCCTCGTTTTCTCGGCTTTCGTGCTGGGAATCGGGATGCTGTTTGCCCGGACCGGCCGCAACCTGAAGTCGTTTTTCGCGGGCGGTGAAGCCGTGCCGTGGTTCATCGGCGGCTTATCGCTGTTCATGAGTTTTTTCTCCGCCGGAACATTCGTGGCCTGGGGCTCCATTGCCTACAAACACGGCTGGGTAGCCATCACGATTCAGTGGACCATGTGCATCGGCGCGCTGGTGACGGGCTTGTTTCTGGCTCCCCGCTGGAAAGCCACGGGCGCGTTGACAGCCGCCGAGTTCATCCGCGACCGGCTGGGCACGACGGTTCAGAAAGCATATATTTTCATCTTTACGCTGGTATCGCTGTTTATCAAAGGCTCAGTCTTGTATCCGGTGGCCAAGCTGGTTAGCTCGTCGCTGAACCTGCCGCTGGTGCCCTGCACGATTGGATTGGGTATTTTCATGATTGCCTACACCGCTGTGGGTGGACTTTGGGCCGTGATGGTCACCGACATTTTGCAGTTCGTGGTGCTCTCGGCCGCGGTGTTCATTCTCCTGCCGCTTTCGCTGGACCGCGTCGGCGGATTCGACGGTTTTACGCAGGCCGTTCCCGACGACTTTTTCAACCTCCTTAACGGCGAATATACCTTTGGCTTCGTCATGGCTTTTGTGATCTACCACATCTGTTACATCGGCGGCAACTGGACGTTCGTGCAGCGGTACACCAGCGTCGACAGCCCGAAGTCGGCCCGCAAAGTGGCGTTTCTGTTTGCCGGTTTGTACCTCGTCAGCCCCGTCATCTGGATGTTGCCGCCGATGATTTACAAAGCCATTAATCCCTCGCTGACGGGTCTGGACACGGAAAACGCCTACCTGATGATCTGTAAACTGGTTCTGCCGCCGGGGCTGCTGGGCCTGATGCTGACGGGCATGTATTTTTCCACCTCGGCCAGCGCCAACACGGCGTTGAACGTAGTCTCGGCGGTTTTTACCAACGACATCTACAAAGGACTCATCAACCCGCAGGCGTCGGACCGGCAACTGATGCGGGTCGCGCGTGGTTCGTCCTGGTTTTTCGGTTTGGGCATGATCGTCATTGCGCTGCTGGTTCCGGCGGCTGGCGGAATCGTGGAAGTGGTCTTGAGCATTTCGTCTATTTCGGGCGGGCCGCTGCTGGCTCCCCCGCTCTGGGCCTTGTTTTCCAAACGTTTGACCGGCAAAGCCACGCTCTGGATCACAAGCATCGGTTTGCTGGTCAACCTGTTTTTCAAAGCGGTTTCGCCCTGGCTGCTGGATTTCAAACTGACGCGTGGAGCCGAAACCATCATCGGCGTTGGCCTGCCGCTCCTACTTTTGCTGGCCTACGAACTCTGGGCGGCCCGTTCGCGCAGCAAAATAGCCGCGGAAGAACTGTCGTACCAACAAACTAAAACGCAAGCCGCCGAAACCGTCAGCCCGGAAGAAGCCATCGAAGTCAAAAAGCAAAACCGGTTTGGACTGCGGATCATTGCCGTCTCGCTGGCTTTTACGGCGGTGATGCTGCTCGGTCTAAGTTTCCTGACGACAAAAGGAGCCACGATAACGGCCGTCATTTCCGGGGTTGTTCTGGTGGCTTCGCTCATTCCCTGGCGGGCGTCCCGGCGCGTCCAGATCCCGTCGCTTCCATCCCATTCCGAAACGTTAGCCCAATCCAGTCACGAATAATTCAGGGAAAATCATTTCCCATATCTTCCATGAAATCAATTCATCACCTGCTTTTTTTTCTTCTTTTCCCCCTGTCCACGGTCTCGTTTGGGCAGTATTCTGTCCGCGATCCGAAGGCCATTCCGCTTAATGGCGAGTGGGTTTTTGCGATGGACCCGAACGACGTGGGCCAAACCGCCCAATGGTACCGGGAAGATGCCCCGCTCAATCGCTGGAACAAGGTGACGGTGCCGCATTGTTTTTCGGTCGATCCGCGCTACCAGTTTTACACCGGAACCGTCTGGTACCGCCGGGGATTCCCCTGGCAGCCGACCACCGGCAAACGGGTGTTGCTGCACTTCGACGCAGCCTACTACGAAACCGCCGTCTGGATTAATAACCAGAAAGTCGGCACGCACGAGGGCGGGTATACTCCCTTTCATTTCGACGTTACCGATTACCTGAAAGCCGGTACCAACACCCTGGCTGTTTCGGTCAATAACAACACCTGGCGGACCGGCACCATTCCCGGGTCAAAGGACAACAACCAACCCAACGACCCGTTTCCCGGCTGGATTAATTACGGCGGTCTGATTCGCCCGGTTTACCTGACCGTTGAACCCGCCGTTTACGTCGAAAACGTTAAAGTGGACGCCACGCCCGATCTGGCGAAAGGGACGGCTGCGCTGAAAATCAAAACCCGGATTCGCAACACCACCGGCCAACCGACCACGCCGAAGCTGACGTTCCGACTCGAACAAAACGGCAAACCCGTTAACGTTACCTGGAAACAGCAAGCCGGCCCGACGACCAACCAGACCACGGTTTGGGAAGCCGAAACGGGCCTGAAAGCCACCGACGTAAAACTCTGGAGCGTCGATCAGCCGACCTTGTATGAACTTCAGGTGGTAGCCGCAACCGATACCGTCCGCACGCATTTCGGCATCCGGAAGGTGGAAGTGAAAGGCACGCAGTTGCTGCTTAACGGGCAGCCGATCAAGGTTGCGGGCGGAAACCGGGTGGTCGATTATCCGAAGCTGGGGTCGCTGGAACCGGACTGGCTGGTGGAAAAAGACCTGCGGCTGATGAAGGAAGCAGGCATGGAACTGCACCGCCTGACGCACTACACACCCGCCGAAACCATCTACGACTGGGCCGACCGCAACGGAATGCTCATCATCACCGAAGCCGGTAACTGGCAACTGACGCCCCGGCAGATGGACAACGACACCATCCGCACCAAGTTTCGGCAGCAGTTTCGCGAGATGGCCGAGCGCGACTGGAACCACCCCAGCGTGATTGCCTACAGCGTGGGGAATGAATATCTTTCCGAGCAACCCGCCGGGCAGCGCTGGACCAAAGACATGATTGCCTACGCCCGCGAGCTCGACCCCACGCGCTTGTACACCTTCGCGTCCATGCGCCTGAACATTCTGCCCAAAAAGCCAGAAGACGAAGCCAGCCAGTACTGCGATTTTATCTCGACCAACACCTACGGCAATCACGCGCCGATTCTGAAACACATTCACGCGCTGTACCCCGACAAGCCAATTTTCATCAGTGAGTACGGCACCCGCGCCGACGGGAAAGACGGCGAAGCGGGGCAGGTCGCGCACCTCGAAAAGTTTCTGAGCGACATTCGCCAGTTGCCGTATGTGATCGGTGCGTCGTGGTGGTCGTACAACGATTACCTGAGCCGACACGACGGCACCAACCCGGACGGTACCCGCCCCTGGGGGCTGGTGCGGCACGACCGCTCGAAACGGCCTTTGTACGACACCCACCGCAGCGGCATGGCTCCCGTAACGGTCGAAAAAGTGAGTTGGACGCCCGGCCCGGAAGGTGTGCACCAACTCAAACTCCGGATCACGGCCCGAAACGACTTCCCGGCGTATGCCATCAAACAGTACCAGTTGAAAACCGGGGCTTCAACCCGGCGCATCCCCGATTTGCAGCCGGGCCAAACCGCCGACTTCACACTGCCGGTCAGCGGCTTTGACAAAACCCTGACCATCGAAATCTTAAAACCAACGGGCTTTTCTATTCTAGAACAAACGATTGATCTAACGAATGATACGCGAACAAGCAACCGATAAACGAACGCCAAAAACCGTTCGGTACGAAGCTGATTTGATTGTGGTGGGCGGAGGGCTTTCCGGTACCTGTTGCGCCATTACGGCCGCCCGCGCGGGCACCCGCGTGGTGCTGGTGCAGGACCGTCCGGTACTGGGCGGCAATTCGTCCAGCGAAGTCCGGCTGTGGGTGCTGGGGGCCACTTCCCACATGGGCAACAACAACCGCTGGGCCCGTGAAGGCGGTTTCATCGACGAGGTGTTGCTGGAAAACCTGTACCGCAATCCCGAAGGCAACCCGCTCATTTTCGACACCATTTTGCTCGAAAACGTGATGAATGAGCCCAATATTACCCTCCTGCTGAACACGGCGGTGTATGAGGTCGAGAAGTCGGGGCCGGAAACCATCAGCGGAATAAAAGCTTTTTGTACGCAAAACAGCACATCGTACGAACTGGTGGCTCCGCTGTTCTGCGATGCCTCGGGCGACGGTATTGTAGCGTTTCAGGCCGGGGCGGCTTTCCGGATGGGGGCCGAATCGACGGAAGAATTTGGTGAAAAATTCGCCCCTACGGCTGAATATGGCGAGTTGCTCGGCCATTCGCTGTATTTCTACACGAAAGATACCGGCAAACCCGTCCGGTTTGTGCCCCCGGCCTACGCCTTGCAGGACATTACCAAAATCCCGCGTTACCGGCGGTTCAACGCCAAAGAATTCGGTTGCCAGTTGTGGTGGATTGAATACGGCGGGCGGCTCGATACCGTACACGATACGGAAACAATCAAATGGGAACTCTGGAAAGTGGTGTACGGCGTCTGGAACCACATCAAAAATTCCGGCCAGTTTCCCGAAGCCGAAACCATGACGCTCGAATGGGTCGGCCAGATTCCCGGCAAGCGCGAAAGCCGTCGGTTTGAAGGCGACTATATGCTAAAACAACAGGACGTGGTCGAACAACGCACACACCCCGATGCCGTGGCTTTCGGCGGCTGGTCGCTGGATTTGCACCCCGCCGACGGCGTATTTTCCGAAAAACCGGGCTGTAACCAATGGCATAGCAAAGGCCTGTACCAGATTCCGTACCGTTGTTTATACAGCCGCAACGTTAAAAACCTGTTCGTGGCCGGGCGAATCATCAGTGCCTCGCACGTGGCTTTTGCCTCGTCAAGGGTGATGGGGACCAGCGCGCACGGCGGACAGGCGGTGGGTATGGCGGCCGCTCTCTGTACGCGCGACGGCCTGCTTCCCCGCGATTTAACCGAGCCCGTCCGGATGCACGAATTGCAACAGGAACTGCTCAAAACCGGGCAGCACATTCCGGGTCTGCACCTGTACGACAGTTCCGATCTGGCCCAGAGCGCTACCCTGACGGCTTCCAGCGAACTGCGGCTGAACGAGCTACCGGCCGACGGTCCGTTGACGCCGTTAACCTCGTCCGTTGGTCAGATGCTTCCTCTGCCTGCCGGGCCGGTTCCGCAGCTAACGGTTGGGGTGAGCGCCGACGAGGATACCACGCTGACCGTGGAACTGCGCCGGAGCAGCAAGCCGGAAAACCACACACCGGACGTGACGCTGCAAACCCTGACGGTTCCAGTCCCGAAAGGTCGGCAGGAAGTGGCCCTGAATTTTGAGGCAAACCTCGAAGAACCTGCCTATGTGTTTGTCTTGTTCATGAAAAACGAGCACATCCGACTGCCATACAGCACCTTGCGGGTAACGGGTATTTTGTCGGTTTTCAACAAGGTGAACGCGGCTGTTTCCAACTTCGGGAAGCAGGAGCCCACCGAAGACATTGGCGTAGAAGCGTTTGAATTCTGGACCCCGGAGCGACGGCCCAAAGGACTGAATCTGGCGATGAACATCAACCCCGGCATTGCGCTGTTCGGCGTCGAGAACCTGCGCAACGGGGTGCAGCGGCCCACGAATCAGCCCAACGGTTACGTAGCCAGCCCAACCGACCCGAACCCGACGGTAACACTGGCGTGGCCGGATGCGCAGCGCATCAGCCGCGTGGAACTGTTTTTCGACGGTGATTTTGACCATCCGCTCGAAACCGTCATCATGACGCACCCCGAAACGGAAGTGCCCTTCTGCGTCCGGGATTACATGCTCTGCAACGACCGGAAAGAACGCATTTTCCAGAAAACGGACAACCACCAGACCCGCAACACCATTCGGTTTGACCAGCCCGCTGAAACCCGGAGTCTGACGATTCATTTAAAAACCATGAACGGACCGGCCCCGGCGGCTTTAATGGAAGTGCGGGTTTATTAAAAAAACTGCTATTTGTTCCTCAAGATCGGATACAATCTGCCAAGAGCGCGGATTATATCCGATCTTTCTATTTTCATATTTTATAAACTCTTGTATCATTATTGCTACATCGGATTGGCTTATTCCAAAATATGATCTTGCAAAGCTGGAATAAATGTGCCTTAGCCGCTTATTTAATGACAATTCTCATCATTTTTATCTATCATAAATCAATTAATTCAATAAGGTCGGCATCGAATTTCTTCTCATTTTTGTCAGGAAATGATTTCCTGACAACCTGTATAAAATTCTTCAAACTATGAAAAATCATATTGTATCCGTAGGTTCACAGTTCCCGGAGTTCAAAAAACTGGCGGTTGTTTCCCTGGAGAAAGGCAACGAGTTTTACGAAATTTCTTCCGACGACCACAAATCGGCTGGCAAATGGCTGGTAATGTTCTGGTGGCCGAAAGACTTTACGTTTGTTTGCCCGACCGAAATCGCCGAGTTCAATAACAAATACGAAGACTTTACCGACCGCGACACGATGGTGATCGGTGCTTCAACCGACAGCGAATTTGTTCACCTGGCATGGCGTAAAAACCACGACGATCTGCGTGGTTTAAAATTCCCGATGCTGGCCGATACGTCGAAGTCACTGGCCGACGAACTGGGTATCCTGGAAGCCAACGAAAAAGTAGCTTACCGCGTAACGTACATCGTTGATCCCCAAGGCATCGTTCGTTGGTTATCGGTTAACGACCTGTCGGTTGGCCGGAACGTTAACGAAGTAATCCGCGTACTGGACGCCCTGCAAACCGATGAGCTTTGCCCCTGCAACTGGGTAAAAGGCGAAGAAACGCTGAACGCATAATTTCAATTTTGACCGGGTCACCGGCGCGATGATGGAATGAGTGAATGATAGAATATTCTTCCAGTGTATTTTATTCACTCATTCTATCATTTAGTCATTCTATCATTAAAACCATGACCACTTCCATTCAAAACGAAACGGTTCTGTCGTTACTGACCAATCTGGGGCTGGATACGACGGCTTCTTATCCGGTTCTGGAAACGCTCGCCCAGGTTGACCAACGGTATCTGCGCGATCTGAAAATCAACGTTGGCAACGTGCTGAATAACAGCCAGCACCTGACGAAGAAAGAAGCCAGCCTGCTGGCGTTGTCAGTAGCAGTCAACGAAAAATACCAGTCACTGATCGACAGCTTTTCGGCGCTGGCTCGTCAGGAAGGCGCTACGGACGCTGAAATTGCTGAAACAGTTGCCTGCACTTCGCTGTTAAGTACAAACAACGTTTTCTACCGGTTCCGGCATTTCACCGGGAAAGACTACTACCAGCAAACGCAACCCGGTATCCGGATGAGCATCATGATGAACCCGGTGTTGGGCAAAGAGTTTTTCGAACTGGTGAGTCTGGTGGTTTCCGCCGTAAACGGTTGCGAATTGTGCGTTCGTTCGCACGAAGAAAGTGTCCTGAAACACGGCGCTACGGAAGCACGGGTTTTCGA
This Larkinella insperata DNA region includes the following protein-coding sequences:
- a CDS encoding glycerophosphoryl diester phosphodiesterase; amino-acid sequence: MKYSLSLLLTVWSLSGFAQKPKTVSLTNDRIQLVWESTASGWRLQKVAAQKSKQWQTLAKPSGENTLLYAAEKPSDNASGRPSETTFKTITGEVFPGKEYHYQQVQWAECTSPVALNTAGQALHFFPKEARQTGKNSLTFRQETDAATVQTDWTIDPKFPQDVVVKQTLTAKKGGYFSLASPTLAEIPEQNLTWATVPGYFQGNKLQPNFVLAYAYGHGIPTLPVLYRERCASTLSPMISTQNGLTLSVVPEPGLARDPWAADKITQLDWNIGLSHMNRKAQLSPTLYFPVLGEPKSALKPGETVSYTFRYSLTDGDWFKALNHTVYDIYQFKETLALRKSKQSLTDRIQKMHHYLTDPKTSLWNVEEFEDKKIGAQSYLGGVVGSNKDAMKNSDYGAMWMLATATGDSLLTQNVLPYAENFKLVQQETANNFFKGAVEGQYYLAKSKKFVEEWGAVVEPIALTYYTMLDIGNMLLFEPNDQELKERLRLGAERLLTWQKPDGSWAVAYDKQTEQEVFKDIQDVRPTFYGMIVANRILKDPKYLAAARKGADWLIKNAVETGSFLGVCGDARYAPDFATGQSAQAFLDLYDLTKDERYKQAAITCAKIYTTSIYTHPIASHQPKTVNGTPREDWEISQSGLSFEHGGIFGSAGRHGPIQLCSHAGLFIRMYGLTKEPIFADMARAGAIGRDAFVDAKTSVASYYWNAMNRGAGPYPHHAWWQIGWLTDYLLAEAELRSKGNVTFPRGFVTPKVGPHQTYGFAAGTVNGEKATLLIDENRVKIDNPSIDYILAKAEKQDKIFVILLNNSAQASDFQLTASGQPASRKQLPPFGLEVITLENK
- a CDS encoding sodium:solute symporter family protein, with translation MNTTIDTLVILVFSAFVLGIGMLFARTGRNLKSFFAGGEAVPWFIGGLSLFMSFFSAGTFVAWGSIAYKHGWVAITIQWTMCIGALVTGLFLAPRWKATGALTAAEFIRDRLGTTVQKAYIFIFTLVSLFIKGSVLYPVAKLVSSSLNLPLVPCTIGLGIFMIAYTAVGGLWAVMVTDILQFVVLSAAVFILLPLSLDRVGGFDGFTQAVPDDFFNLLNGEYTFGFVMAFVIYHICYIGGNWTFVQRYTSVDSPKSARKVAFLFAGLYLVSPVIWMLPPMIYKAINPSLTGLDTENAYLMICKLVLPPGLLGLMLTGMYFSTSASANTALNVVSAVFTNDIYKGLINPQASDRQLMRVARGSSWFFGLGMIVIALLVPAAGGIVEVVLSISSISGGPLLAPPLWALFSKRLTGKATLWITSIGLLVNLFFKAVSPWLLDFKLTRGAETIIGVGLPLLLLLAYELWAARSRSKIAAEELSYQQTKTQAAETVSPEEAIEVKKQNRFGLRIIAVSLAFTAVMLLGLSFLTTKGATITAVISGVVLVASLIPWRASRRVQIPSLPSHSETLAQSSHE
- a CDS encoding glycoside hydrolase family 2 protein → MKSIHHLLFFLLFPLSTVSFGQYSVRDPKAIPLNGEWVFAMDPNDVGQTAQWYREDAPLNRWNKVTVPHCFSVDPRYQFYTGTVWYRRGFPWQPTTGKRVLLHFDAAYYETAVWINNQKVGTHEGGYTPFHFDVTDYLKAGTNTLAVSVNNNTWRTGTIPGSKDNNQPNDPFPGWINYGGLIRPVYLTVEPAVYVENVKVDATPDLAKGTAALKIKTRIRNTTGQPTTPKLTFRLEQNGKPVNVTWKQQAGPTTNQTTVWEAETGLKATDVKLWSVDQPTLYELQVVAATDTVRTHFGIRKVEVKGTQLLLNGQPIKVAGGNRVVDYPKLGSLEPDWLVEKDLRLMKEAGMELHRLTHYTPAETIYDWADRNGMLIITEAGNWQLTPRQMDNDTIRTKFRQQFREMAERDWNHPSVIAYSVGNEYLSEQPAGQRWTKDMIAYARELDPTRLYTFASMRLNILPKKPEDEASQYCDFISTNTYGNHAPILKHIHALYPDKPIFISEYGTRADGKDGEAGQVAHLEKFLSDIRQLPYVIGASWWSYNDYLSRHDGTNPDGTRPWGLVRHDRSKRPLYDTHRSGMAPVTVEKVSWTPGPEGVHQLKLRITARNDFPAYAIKQYQLKTGASTRRIPDLQPGQTADFTLPVSGFDKTLTIEILKPTGFSILEQTIDLTNDTRTSNR
- a CDS encoding FAD-dependent oxidoreductase; translated protein: MIREQATDKRTPKTVRYEADLIVVGGGLSGTCCAITAARAGTRVVLVQDRPVLGGNSSSEVRLWVLGATSHMGNNNRWAREGGFIDEVLLENLYRNPEGNPLIFDTILLENVMNEPNITLLLNTAVYEVEKSGPETISGIKAFCTQNSTSYELVAPLFCDASGDGIVAFQAGAAFRMGAESTEEFGEKFAPTAEYGELLGHSLYFYTKDTGKPVRFVPPAYALQDITKIPRYRRFNAKEFGCQLWWIEYGGRLDTVHDTETIKWELWKVVYGVWNHIKNSGQFPEAETMTLEWVGQIPGKRESRRFEGDYMLKQQDVVEQRTHPDAVAFGGWSLDLHPADGVFSEKPGCNQWHSKGLYQIPYRCLYSRNVKNLFVAGRIISASHVAFASSRVMGTSAHGGQAVGMAAALCTRDGLLPRDLTEPVRMHELQQELLKTGQHIPGLHLYDSSDLAQSATLTASSELRLNELPADGPLTPLTSSVGQMLPLPAGPVPQLTVGVSADEDTTLTVELRRSSKPENHTPDVTLQTLTVPVPKGRQEVALNFEANLEEPAYVFVLFMKNEHIRLPYSTLRVTGILSVFNKVNAAVSNFGKQEPTEDIGVEAFEFWTPERRPKGLNLAMNINPGIALFGVENLRNGVQRPTNQPNGYVASPTDPNPTVTLAWPDAQRISRVELFFDGDFDHPLETVIMTHPETEVPFCVRDYMLCNDRKERIFQKTDNHQTRNTIRFDQPAETRSLTIHLKTMNGPAPAALMEVRVY
- a CDS encoding peroxiredoxin, yielding MKNHIVSVGSQFPEFKKLAVVSLEKGNEFYEISSDDHKSAGKWLVMFWWPKDFTFVCPTEIAEFNNKYEDFTDRDTMVIGASTDSEFVHLAWRKNHDDLRGLKFPMLADTSKSLADELGILEANEKVAYRVTYIVDPQGIVRWLSVNDLSVGRNVNEVIRVLDALQTDELCPCNWVKGEETLNA
- a CDS encoding carboxymuconolactone decarboxylase family protein, producing the protein MTTSIQNETVLSLLTNLGLDTTASYPVLETLAQVDQRYLRDLKINVGNVLNNSQHLTKKEASLLALSVAVNEKYQSLIDSFSALARQEGATDAEIAETVACTSLLSTNNVFYRFRHFTGKDYYQQTQPGIRMSIMMNPVLGKEFFELVSLVVSAVNGCELCVRSHEESVLKHGATEARVFDAIRLGSVVKGLITVL